Part of the Cyanobacteria bacterium QS_8_64_29 genome is shown below.
AACGAACGCTGCACGTCCTGGGGGCTCTCGCAGATCAGCACCTCCCAGAGCTTTTTTTGGTTCTCATCGAGAACGGGGCGCGAGTAAAAATCGAGTTCCCAGATTGGGCCTGCCATTCGGTGCCTTGGGCGGCAGCGCGCCTGTTGGGGTGGCGGTTGGCAACCACTGATAGTAACGTGAAGCCATCGCGCGTGCAGAATCAGGAGGGACATGCCAGCAATGGGGTGGCTGCGGTACGCCCTGTTGGGCCTGGCCGGCGTGGCGCTAGCCGCAAGCTGCAACACCACGATTCCTGAAGGGCCGCCCGCCGCGAACGCGCCTGCCGATCACGGCGAGTGCATGCTCGTTGAGTCAGGCTTTGGCTCCCCTGGCGAGGTTGCCGTGGCGGCCGAGACCGTGGTGTCAGGGCTGGAGGTGCCCTGGGGGATGCCCGCAATTCCGATGCAACGCAAGATCCCGACAGCCTAGCTGGCAAGCTGCTGCGCGTGACGCCGGCTGGCGAGATCCCGGCTGCGGATCCGCTCCCCGAGACGCCCGCGTTTCTGACCGGCATTCGCAACACCCAGGGCTTTGACTGGCCCGATAGCGACACGCTTTGGCTGACTGATCGCGGGCCCAGCGGCGAGTTGGGGCGGACGGGTCACGATGAAATTAATGTCGCCCAGGGAGGCGACAACTTGGGTTGGCCCGAGATTTACGGTTGCCGCTCGCAGGCTGGCCTAGTGGCCCCAGTACTGAGCTGGCAGCAAGCCGTTCCCCCCGGCGGCGCCGCCGTTTATACTGGCGATGCCATCCCGGCCTGGCAGGGGGATTTGCTAGTAGGCACGCTGGGCTCCAAGCACCTGCACCGCGTGAGCTTCGATGCCGACGGCAACCTAGCCGCCCACGAGCGCTACTTTAGCGGCGATCCGCCCCAGGGCTTGGGCCGCCTGCGCGATGTGGCCATGGGCCCCGATGGGCAGCTCTACGTCACCACCAGCAACTGCGACGGCCGCGGCCGCTGCCCGCCAAGCGGCAATCGCATCTTGCGCATCGTCCCGGCCGGGGACCAATCCTAATGCCCGAACAGCCGCTGGATGCGCTGCTGGATGGCCTGGGCCTTTTGCCGGGGATCGGGGGCTTGGCGAATGGGCCTGCCGACGACGATGTAGTCGGCGCCTCGCCAAAAGGCCGCCTCAACATCGACCGTGCGCTTTTGATCGTTGGCCGCATCCTCAATGGGGCGAATGCCAGGGACCACAACCGTTAGGCCTTGCCCGAGCTCCGCCCGCAAGCGCGGCACCTCCCAGCCCGAGGAGATAACGCCATCGCAGCCCAGCTGCAGCGCGCGCCGGGCGCGCGAGCAGACCAGATCCGCGAGCGACACGTTGGGCAGGCCCAAATCGGCAATATCGGCGCGATCGAAGCTGGTGAGGGCGGTCACGGCCAGGATGCCGGTCTCGCCTTTTTGCTCGCAGGCCGCGCGCAGGATGGCGTCGTTGCCGTGAACGGTGACAAACGCGATGCCGCGCCCGCGCAAGTTCCGCACGGCAGCGCCCACCGTTTGCGGCACGTCAAACAACTTCAGGTCGAGGAAAGTTTGTTTGCCGCGCGCGTGCAGCCGCTCGATGAGCTCAAAGCAGCCGCCGCTGGCCAGCAACTCCAGGCCCAGCTTGTAAAAGCCGACGGCATTGCCTAGCGTCTCAACGAGCCGCTCGGCTTCCGCTGGGCTCGGGGTGTCTAGGGCAACGATGAGCCGCTGTTGCGGATCGATGCGTTTCTCGGAGAGCCAGCGCCGGTCCTCGCTGCCGGCAGCACCTGAGTTGCCCCCATTCGGCATTAGCGCAGAGTGGAACCGTTCCAGCCCCACAGGGTGCCCTCGGTGGGGCTAAAGGTGATGTAGGTGCGGTTAGCGGGGACGCCCAGCGACTGCTCGATCTGCTGGCAGACGGCGTGGCTCATGGCCCGCGCCTGCTCGGGCGGGATCTCGCCCACGCTTTTGATCTCGACGTAGCAGGCCGGATCCGCAGTCCCGGCAAAGGTCATGGGAACGTTGGGCTCAAAGGCCGTCATGACCGTCGATTCGGGCTTGCCGGTTTGCTCGGCCAATCGGGCCGACAGCGTCCCCAAAAGCGCGTTGGCATCGCCGGACTGCGGCTCGGCCACCGAAGCCTGAACTTTGATCAGCGGCATGGCATTCTCGCTAGCGCTCGGACTCAGCCACCGTACTGCCAGCCCGTGCTCTCGAGCAAGAGCTGATTGCCCTCGCGATGAACGCCAGCGCCGACCACCTCGCCCACAAACACGGTGTGGTCGCCTTGTTCCACGGCATCGATTACCTGGCACTCCACGTACCCCAGCGAGTCCCGGATGATGGGGCACCCAGTCGCCTCGCCCAGATAAAACTCCACATCGGCAAGCTTGTTGCCCACCCGACGCTGGGGTTTAAAAAACGTAGCCACCAGATCCTGCTGGTGCTCTTCCATAAAGCTGATGGCAAACGTATGGCTGCTTTTGACCATCTCGTGGGAGCCGGAGTTGCGGTTGACGCAGTTGACCAGCAGCGGCGGCTTGAACGAGGCCTGCATGACCCAACTGGCGGCAAAGCAGTTGATCTCCTGCTCGTCTTGGACGCCGCAGACGTAGAGCCCGTGCGGGATCTTGCGCAGCATAGTCTTTTTGGCTTTTTCATCCAACACGGCTCGCTTCCTCCTTAGAGCGCCTAACAGAACTTCTGTAGGTGGTTGAACAGGATGAGCGCGCAGCCCAGCTCGAGGAAGGCTTGGTGAATGTCAGCACGCCGCTCATCCCACCAGTTTTGTTAGGCACTCTTAGCTGCGACGCGCTAGCCAATCCAGCAACAGGGCGCGGTGGGGGGTGGCAATGGGCATCCAGTTGCCTAGCTGGGGGGCGTAGTGCCGCCCCCGGCGAATGGCCGCAGCCGGCACCAGGGCCATGGCTTCGCCTTCCCGCTGCTGCAGTTGCGCCGGGGCGAGCGCTAGAGGCGCGGCGAAC
Proteins encoded:
- a CDS encoding diguanylate cyclase encodes the protein MLDEKAKKTMLRKIPHGLYVCGVQDEQEINCFAASWVMQASFKPPLLVNCVNRNSGSHEMVKSSHTFAISFMEEHQQDLVATFFKPQRRVGNKLADVEFYLGEATGCPIIRDSLGYVECQVIDAVEQGDHTVFVGEVVGAGVHREGNQLLLESTGWQYGG
- a CDS encoding orotidine-5'-phosphate decarboxylase; the encoded protein is MPNGGNSGAAGSEDRRWLSEKRIDPQQRLIVALDTPSPAEAERLVETLGNAVGFYKLGLELLASGGCFELIERLHARGKQTFLDLKLFDVPQTVGAAVRNLRGRGIAFVTVHGNDAILRAACEQKGETGILAVTALTSFDRADIADLGLPNVSLADLVCSRARRALQLGCDGVISSGWEVPRLRAELGQGLTVVVPGIRPIEDAANDQKRTVDVEAAFWRGADYIVVGRPIRQAPDPRQKAQAIQQRIQRLFGH